A genomic region of Anas platyrhynchos isolate ZD024472 breed Pekin duck chromosome 9, IASCAAS_PekinDuck_T2T, whole genome shotgun sequence contains the following coding sequences:
- the EIF2B5 gene encoding translation initiation factor eIF2B subunit epsilon translates to MAARGAARRGAGAGPGRGPEPQEEPPPPLQAVLVADSFNRRFFPISKDRPRALLPMANVAMIDYTLEFLTATGVEETFVFCCWKSAEIKEHLQKSKWCRHTSPNTVRFVTSDLYRSLGDVLRDVDAKSLVRSDFILVTGDVVSNFNISTALEEHKLRRKMEKNVSVMTMIFKESSPGHHARCKEDDIVIAMDSATNRVLHYQRTQGLKRFRFPMSLFQNSIENVEVRHDLLDCHISICSPQVAELFTDNFDYQTRDDFVRGLLVNEEVLGNQIHMHVTTEEYGAHICNLLMYEAVCSDIIRRWVYPLTPEMNFTDDENQSYTHSKHNIYRGVDVSLGHGSVLEENVLIGQGTVVGSDCSITNSVIGQNCRIGDKVTLDGAFLWDNVRIADNVEIIHSVVCDNAEVKEEVKLKPRCVLSSQVVVGPGITLSEGTVISLHPPDEEEEDDDQFSDDSGVNKEENKVKLKGYNKKDVGSEGKGYLWKADDKNEEDEEEQRQSLWGPAVRSEEESESDSDLSMGSEEPDSRAASPQLDDIKVFQNEVLGTLQRGEEENISCDNLVLEINSLKYAYNIGLKEMMQVLSKVILEFPLQQLDANLDSQNYFSALLPLLKNWTPLFKNYIKRASDHLNALFAIEEFFLEHDSLCTSIAKVLMTFYQLEILEEDVILNWFSLRDTSDKGKQLRKNQRLQKFIQWLEEAEEESSDGDQD, encoded by the exons ATGGCGGCCCGCGGCGCTGCCAGGCGCGGGGCCGGAGCGGGGCCCGGCCGCGGCCCCGAGCCGCAGGAGGAGCCCCCGCCGCCGCTGCAGGCCGTGCTGGTGGCCGACAGCTTCAACCGGCGCTTCTTCCCCATCTCCAAGGACCGGCCGCGG GCTCTTTTACCTATGGCAAACGTGGCCATGATTGACTACACCTTGGAGTTCCTAACAGCGACTGGAGTGGAAGAaacctttgttttctgctgttggAAGTCAGCTGAgataaaagagcatttaca aAAATCCAAGTGGTGCCGTCACACCTCTCCCAACACGGTGCGCTTCGTGACTTCCGACCTGTACCGCTCCCTGGGGGACGTGCTGAGAGACGTTGATGCCAAGTCCCTTGTTCGTTCTGACTTCATTCTGGTCACTGGGGATGTGGTGTCCAACTTCAATATATCCACAGCCTTGGAAGAGCACAA GTTGCGTCGTAAGATGGAAAAGAACGTTTCTGTGATGACGATGATTTTCAAGGAGTCCTCGCCTGGTCACCACGCCAGGTGCAAGGAGGATGACATTGTCATTGCTATGGACAGTGCCACGAACCGCGTCCTTCACTATCAGAGAACCCAGGGGCTGAAACGCTTCCGCTTTCCTATG AGTCTATTTCAGAACTCTATTGAGAACGTGGAGGTGCGCCATGACTTACTGGATTGTCATATCAGCATCTGCTCTCCACAG GTGGCTGAGCTTTTTACTGACAATTTTGACTACCAGACGCGGGATGACTTTGTGCGTGGTCTGTTAGTGAATGAGGAG GTCCTGGGGAACCAGATCCACATGCATGTAACGACAGAAGAGTATGGTGCTCATATATGCAACCTGCTAATGTACGAAGCTGTGTGCTCTGACATCATCAGACGCTGGGTTTATCCTTTGACTCCGGAGATGAACTTCACTGATGATGAGAACCAGAGTTACACCCATTCCAAACACAACATTTACCGGGGGGTGGATGTTAGCCTTGGTCACGGCAGCGTGCTGGAAGAGAACGTGCTCATTGGGCAGGGAACCGTCGTCGGCAGCGACTGCTCCATAACGAACAGTGTTATAGGGCAGAACTGTAGGATAG GTGATAAAGTCACTTTGGACGGAGCTTTTCTCTGGGACAACGTACGGATAGCAGATAACGTGGAGATCATCCATTCTGTTGTCTGTGATAATGCTGAAGTGAAGGAGGAAGTAAAGCTAAAGCCGCGCTGTGTCCTCTCCTCTCAG GTAGTAGTAGGTCCTGGCATCACGCTTTCTGAGGGCACAGTGATCTCCCTGCACCCACcagatgaggaggaagaggatgacGACCAGTTCAGTGATGATTCTGGCGTGAATAAGGAGGAGAATAAAGTCAAACTGAAAG GTTACAACAAAAAGGATGTAGGCTCAGAAGGCAAAGGCTATCTTTGGAAAGCAGATGACAAGAATGAAGAGGATGAAGAAGAGCAGAGACAGAGTCTATGGG GCCCGGCTGTGCGTTCAGAAGAAGAGAGCGAGTCAGACAGTGACCTGAGCATGGGCTCCGAGGAGCCAGACAGTCGGGCAGCATCCCCTCAGCTAGATGACATCAAAG TTTTTCAGAATGAGGTTCTGGGTACGTTACAGAGGGGTgaagaggaaaacatttcttgTGACAACCTGGTCCTGGAAATCAACTCTCTCAA GTATGCCTATAACATTGGCCTGAAGGAGATGATGCAGGTGCTCAGTAAAGTGATTCTGGAGttcccactgcagcagctggatgcAAACCTGGACTCCCAGAACTATTTCTCAGCATTACTTCCT CTGTTGAAGAACTGGACCCCGTTGTTTAAGAACTACATAAAACGTGCGTCAGATCACTTGAATGCCTTATTTGCCATTGAGGAATTCTTCCTGGAACATGACAGTCTTTGCACATCAATAGCTAAA